In the Enterococcus saigonensis genome, one interval contains:
- a CDS encoding type 1 glutamine amidotransferase, producing MADYELTLAHLYGNLLNTYGDNGNLLVLQYLAKKMGIQLDTEIVSIHEKFDPTKYDLVFFGGGQDFEQLIVSEDIQNKKADLTDYIENDGIMLAICGGYQLLGHYYMGANGEKIKGIGALDHYTLSQENNRFIGDIVIHNEEFNETYYGFENHNGRTFLGQGEKPLGKIVEGKGNNGEDQTEGVIYRNVYGSYFHGPILARNEKLAYRLLKTALEKKYGSVVIPTLTEIA from the coding sequence GTGGCTGATTACGAATTAACATTAGCCCATCTATACGGCAACCTGCTGAATACTTACGGAGATAACGGCAACTTATTGGTATTACAATATTTAGCAAAAAAAATGGGTATTCAATTAGATACAGAGATTGTCAGCATTCACGAAAAATTTGACCCTACCAAATACGATTTAGTTTTTTTTGGCGGTGGTCAAGACTTCGAACAATTAATTGTTTCAGAAGATATCCAAAATAAAAAAGCTGATTTAACCGACTACATCGAAAACGACGGTATCATGTTGGCGATTTGTGGTGGCTACCAACTACTAGGCCATTATTACATGGGCGCTAATGGAGAAAAGATTAAAGGTATTGGTGCATTAGATCACTATACATTAAGCCAAGAGAATAATCGTTTTATTGGAGATATTGTCATTCACAATGAAGAATTCAATGAAACCTACTACGGCTTTGAAAATCATAATGGCCGTACTTTCTTAGGTCAAGGGGAGAAACCCTTAGGTAAAATTGTCGAAGGTAAAGGCAATAATGGCGAAGATCAAACAGAAGGTGTTATTTACCGGAATGTTTACGGTTCTTATTTCCATGGTCCTATCTTAGCCCGTAATGAAAAATTAGCCTATCGCCTCTTAAAAACTGCTTTAGAAAAAAAATACGGTTCCGTTGTTATTCCCACACTAACTGAAATTGCTTAA
- the phnC gene encoding phosphonate ABC transporter ATP-binding protein — MIEFKNVAKVYPNGVKGLQNINLTIEDGDFVAIIGLSGAGKSTLLRSINRLVTTTGGEIVINGESITTANKKKLREIRRNIGLISQSFNLVKRSTVQKNVLSGRLGYYSTWKSIFGLFTQADYEKTALALDQVGLSDKLHTRSDELSGGQQQRVLIARALVQQADIILADEPVASLDPVTAEKVMTDLKEINQTLNKTIIVNIHSVPLAKKYASRIIALKSGEVVFDGDAKSLTAAQLSEIYGKAYEKEVAANAD, encoded by the coding sequence ATGATTGAATTTAAAAATGTTGCCAAAGTTTACCCCAACGGCGTCAAAGGATTACAAAACATTAATTTAACAATTGAAGATGGTGATTTTGTAGCGATTATTGGATTAAGTGGTGCCGGTAAAAGTACACTTTTGCGTTCCATTAATCGCCTAGTAACAACAACTGGTGGTGAGATTGTTATTAACGGTGAATCTATCACCACAGCTAATAAGAAAAAATTACGAGAAATTCGGCGTAACATCGGTCTAATATCTCAAAGTTTTAATTTGGTTAAACGTAGTACCGTTCAAAAAAACGTGTTATCAGGCCGCCTTGGTTACTATTCAACTTGGAAAAGTATTTTTGGTTTGTTTACACAAGCAGATTATGAAAAAACGGCATTAGCCTTAGATCAAGTCGGATTATCTGATAAACTGCATACCCGTAGCGATGAATTAAGTGGAGGACAACAACAACGTGTTTTAATTGCGCGCGCACTCGTGCAACAAGCTGATATTATTTTGGCTGATGAGCCCGTTGCCTCTCTTGATCCAGTTACAGCAGAAAAAGTGATGACAGATTTAAAAGAAATCAACCAAACGTTAAATAAGACGATCATTGTGAATATTCATTCGGTACCTTTAGCAAAAAAATATGCGAGTAGAATTATTGCGCTAAAAAGTGGTGAAGTGGTTTTTGACGGTGATGCTAAAAGTTTAACAGCGGCACAGCTTAGTGAAATTTATGGGAAAGCATATGAAAAGGAAGTGGCGGCAAATGCAGATTAA
- a CDS encoding Mur ligase family protein, whose translation MSLRSHLAIFAGKSAQWVLKTFFKGGSSYPGQLALKINPNILDHYSDLYEVVVVTGTNGKTLTTALTVNILKQQFDEVLTNPTGANMVQGIVSTFLSAKPKKNQKNFAVLEIDEASLSKVTEYIKPELFVFTNIFRDQMDRYGEIYTTYRLIVEGAEKSPQATILCNGDSPIFNSVKTVNPRKYYGFDHLPDTEQMAHYNTDGVLCPNCHHILHYKMITYANLGKYYCPNCGFHRPELDYKLTKMVAMDNTSADFIIDEHKYGIEVGGMYNVYNALAATAVAEYYNVPAEKIKAGLGYDEKVFGRQEVIDIDGKKCTLVLVKNPVGLNQVIDMIGLSPYSFSLVALLNANYADGIDVSWIWDGNHEAFAKMNIPAVIAGGERHKDMALRLKVAGIEEDKLTETKDLDEVIEDIKALPTENVYILATYTAVLQLRKKLAEKGYIKGGMDRG comes from the coding sequence ATGAGCTTACGTAGTCATTTGGCGATATTTGCCGGCAAGAGTGCCCAATGGGTTTTAAAAACTTTTTTTAAAGGTGGTTCCAGCTACCCAGGACAATTGGCTTTAAAAATTAATCCCAATATTTTAGACCACTATTCTGATCTTTATGAAGTGGTCGTGGTAACGGGTACAAATGGTAAAACCCTTACAACTGCTTTAACTGTTAATATTTTAAAACAGCAATTTGACGAAGTGTTAACTAATCCAACTGGTGCGAATATGGTACAAGGGATTGTATCCACCTTTTTATCTGCCAAGCCTAAAAAAAATCAAAAAAACTTTGCGGTTTTAGAAATTGATGAAGCCAGTCTTAGCAAAGTAACAGAATATATCAAACCAGAATTATTTGTTTTTACGAATATCTTTCGTGATCAAATGGATCGCTATGGTGAAATTTATACAACTTATCGCTTGATTGTCGAAGGTGCTGAAAAATCACCTCAAGCAACAATTTTGTGCAATGGGGATTCACCAATCTTTAATTCTGTTAAAACTGTTAATCCGCGTAAATATTATGGCTTTGATCATTTACCTGATACCGAACAAATGGCCCATTACAATACAGATGGTGTTTTGTGCCCTAATTGTCATCATATTCTACATTATAAAATGATCACTTATGCCAACCTTGGTAAATATTATTGTCCTAACTGCGGTTTCCATCGTCCTGAATTAGACTACAAATTAACCAAAATGGTCGCTATGGACAACACATCAGCTGATTTTATAATTGATGAGCATAAATATGGTATTGAAGTTGGCGGCATGTATAACGTATACAACGCTCTAGCTGCGACAGCAGTAGCAGAATACTACAACGTTCCTGCAGAAAAAATCAAAGCTGGTTTAGGTTATGATGAAAAAGTTTTTGGTCGTCAAGAAGTAATTGATATTGATGGTAAAAAATGTACATTAGTCTTAGTAAAAAATCCCGTTGGCCTCAACCAAGTAATTGATATGATTGGTCTTTCTCCTTATTCATTTTCACTTGTTGCCTTATTAAACGCTAACTATGCTGATGGCATTGACGTCAGCTGGATTTGGGATGGCAATCACGAAGCCTTTGCCAAAATGAATATCCCTGCCGTTATTGCCGGCGGAGAACGCCACAAAGACATGGCATTACGTTTAAAAGTAGCCGGTATTGAAGAAGATAAATTGACCGAAACCAAAGATTTAGATGAAGTAATTGAAGATATTAAAGCATTACCAACAGAAAATGTTTATATTTTAGCAACATATACTGCTGTGTTACAATTGCGAAAAAAATTAGCAGAAAAAGGTTACATTAAAGGAGGAATGGATCGTGGCTGA
- a CDS encoding phosphate/phosphite/phosphonate ABC transporter substrate-binding protein produces MRFKMLATSLLTLGVLVSLAGCGNEQKAQGDTKEKLVVQFVPTNNDGSMEAKTKPFAEYLSKKLDKDVRVTLATDYSTIVEAMSSGQVDVGIMPPAAYVQAKDMDAAEAVLTSQLGAYDRKTGLPTDKLTNTFKGEILVKADSNLKDLTDLKGKKIATLSPNSASGYIYPVAELKDAGIDPTKDATVTTVNDIPSEMTAVLNGQMDAAFVFEGARNVFAAKFSNQDIMKDLRVLYLTKGDIPNDAIAVQPKMDGKLKKEIKDVFLNMSKDEAGQEAMALWGHKGYQEAADSAYDTIRQYTKKASE; encoded by the coding sequence ATGCGTTTCAAAATGTTGGCAACCAGTCTTTTAACATTAGGTGTCTTAGTCAGCCTTGCGGGGTGTGGTAATGAACAAAAGGCGCAAGGAGATACAAAAGAAAAATTGGTGGTACAATTTGTTCCAACAAATAACGATGGCTCAATGGAGGCCAAAACAAAACCTTTTGCTGAGTATTTATCAAAAAAACTTGATAAAGATGTACGTGTAACGCTAGCAACCGATTATTCAACGATTGTTGAGGCAATGTCTTCTGGACAAGTTGATGTAGGGATTATGCCACCAGCTGCTTATGTACAAGCAAAAGACATGGATGCAGCAGAAGCAGTGTTAACTTCTCAATTAGGAGCTTATGATAGAAAAACAGGTTTACCAACAGATAAATTAACGAATACATTTAAAGGTGAGATCTTAGTTAAAGCAGATAGCAATTTAAAAGATTTAACCGACTTAAAAGGTAAGAAGATCGCTACACTAAGTCCTAACTCTGCAAGTGGTTATATTTATCCTGTAGCCGAACTAAAAGACGCTGGCATTGATCCAACTAAAGATGCGACGGTTACGACTGTGAATGATATTCCAAGTGAAATGACAGCAGTTTTGAATGGGCAAATGGATGCAGCTTTTGTTTTTGAAGGTGCTCGCAATGTATTTGCGGCAAAATTTAGTAATCAAGATATTATGAAAGATTTACGAGTTTTATATTTAACCAAGGGTGATATTCCTAACGACGCAATTGCAGTGCAACCGAAAATGGATGGAAAATTAAAAAAGGAAATTAAAGATGTATTCTTGAATATGTCAAAAGATGAAGCTGGTCAAGAAGCGATGGCTTTATGGGGACACAAAGGCTATCAAGAAGCCGCTGATAGTGCTTATGACACAATTCGTCAATATACGAAAAAAGCTTCTGAATAA
- a CDS encoding metallophosphoesterase family protein yields MKILQLSDLHYRSQYLPATNAYQEMLTKMENPLIYLDLAIEKAKSMTAIDLVLITGDLTEDGEVCDYRFLREYFIRQFPTTPVMVTLGNHDIKENFYQGWLKNVPTSNYYNFICEMADFYLFSFDSSIYGNADGFIDKNQLNWLEEMLATHQDKPVLFMTHHHLIQGQYATANLPQSDQLWQVLKRHNILAVLNGHTHCHYQATIGEIPYYTVDGLSFLGQDEGGGLVRFVQHAGFSLYEIKAGQFQEIATEIVTSGKLLQKVDMRLC; encoded by the coding sequence ATGAAGATTTTACAATTATCTGACTTACATTATCGCAGTCAGTATTTACCAGCAACAAATGCTTATCAAGAAATGTTAACCAAAATGGAAAATCCACTGATATACTTGGACTTGGCAATTGAAAAGGCTAAATCAATGACAGCGATTGATCTTGTTTTGATTACAGGAGATCTTACTGAAGATGGTGAAGTTTGTGATTATCGTTTTTTACGAGAGTACTTTATCCGACAATTTCCCACTACACCAGTCATGGTTACATTAGGTAACCATGATATTAAGGAAAACTTTTATCAAGGTTGGCTGAAAAATGTGCCTACTTCTAATTATTATAATTTTATTTGTGAAATGGCTGACTTTTATCTGTTTTCTTTTGATTCTTCTATTTATGGTAATGCCGATGGTTTTATTGATAAGAATCAGTTGAATTGGTTGGAAGAAATGCTTGCAACGCATCAAGACAAACCAGTTTTGTTTATGACGCATCACCACTTAATTCAAGGACAATATGCGACAGCGAACTTGCCTCAATCTGATCAATTGTGGCAAGTCTTGAAGCGCCATAATATTTTGGCCGTTTTAAATGGACATACCCATTGTCACTATCAGGCTACAATAGGTGAAATTCCTTATTATACGGTAGATGGTCTCTCTTTTTTAGGTCAGGATGAAGGTGGGGGACTGGTACGCTTTGTTCAGCATGCAGGTTTTAGTCTATATGAAATAAAAGCAGGTCAATTTCAAGAAATAGCAACAGAAATTGTCACTAGTGGGAAGTTATTACAAAAAGTAGATATGCGCTTGTGCTAA
- the phnE gene encoding phosphonate ABC transporter, permease protein PhnE, with protein MIISQVSKKTYFFLLVLLALIIYSAFGIDYSSLSTFSLAMGREVVQGLAHPDWHYLYDGSGEDLLSLLVLTIGIAFLGTFIATILALPLTLFSSSNLWQNHPWIAKIGKFICNVLRAFPELVYAIIFVKVVGPGPFAGVMAIGVHQIGMLGKLFTEEAEGMDEALIEDAAAIGANFWQIVFSVRIPHLLPIYSSLALNHFEIAVRSAATLGLVGAGGIGAPLIFAIQTRSWNRVSIILLGVVVTVFILDLFTGWIRRKLR; from the coding sequence ATGATAATTAGCCAAGTGAGTAAAAAAACGTATTTTTTTCTATTGGTTCTTTTAGCGTTGATAATTTATTCAGCTTTTGGAATTGACTACAGTAGCTTGAGCACATTTTCTTTGGCAATGGGAAGAGAAGTTGTGCAAGGATTGGCGCACCCAGATTGGCACTATCTATACGACGGTAGTGGAGAAGATTTGCTTAGTCTGTTAGTACTGACCATAGGTATCGCTTTTTTAGGTACCTTTATTGCTACCATTTTAGCATTACCCTTAACGTTATTTAGTTCTAGCAATTTATGGCAAAATCATCCTTGGATAGCAAAAATTGGCAAATTCATTTGTAATGTTTTACGCGCGTTTCCTGAACTCGTTTATGCAATTATTTTTGTTAAAGTTGTTGGTCCAGGACCCTTTGCAGGTGTGATGGCCATAGGCGTCCATCAAATTGGTATGTTAGGAAAGTTATTTACCGAAGAAGCCGAAGGAATGGATGAAGCATTAATCGAAGACGCAGCAGCAATTGGTGCTAATTTTTGGCAAATAGTATTTTCTGTTCGTATTCCTCATTTATTGCCAATCTACAGTTCATTAGCTTTAAACCATTTTGAAATTGCGGTGCGAAGTGCTGCGACATTGGGACTAGTAGGCGCTGGTGGAATAGGTGCGCCTTTAATATTTGCAATTCAAACTCGAAGTTGGAATCGTGTTAGCATTATTTTATTAGGAGTCGTAGTAACTGTCTTTATTTTAGACTTATTTACTGGCTGGATTCGTAGGAAGTTACGCTGA
- a CDS encoding cyclic nucleotide-binding domain-containing protein, with protein MKQLFDNDQLKEAIAINNLQDYLDTDLLSIATLCTFEKDEDLIQAGTPSKYLYFLVEGTAMVYSYTYDTQNICINYCYEATIIGEASSLWATTPSSSVKAMTPCTCVCVNLKQYRTILQNDLRFLKHTCQLLSYRLNSGINLASSLSEPVETRLARFILEHAKDELFSFQLNNCAAILNVSYRHLLRTMTNFKEQEILQKVRGGYLILNRKELRALTI; from the coding sequence ATGAAACAATTATTTGATAACGACCAGTTAAAAGAAGCCATTGCAATCAATAATTTACAAGATTACTTAGATACCGATTTACTTTCCATTGCGACTTTATGTACTTTCGAAAAAGATGAAGATCTCATACAAGCTGGCACACCTTCTAAATACTTGTACTTTCTCGTTGAAGGTACAGCCATGGTTTATTCTTATACCTACGATACGCAAAACATCTGTATTAATTATTGTTATGAAGCAACTATTATCGGCGAAGCTTCTTCTTTATGGGCGACAACACCTAGTAGTAGCGTTAAAGCTATGACTCCTTGCACGTGTGTTTGCGTGAATTTAAAACAATATCGGACTATTTTACAAAATGATTTGCGCTTTTTGAAACATACCTGTCAACTGCTTAGCTACCGCTTAAACTCAGGAATTAACTTAGCCAGCTCCTTGAGTGAACCAGTCGAAACGCGATTAGCCCGTTTTATTTTGGAACATGCAAAAGATGAACTTTTTTCTTTTCAGCTGAACAATTGTGCGGCTATTTTAAATGTTAGCTACCGTCACCTATTACGTACGATGACTAATTTTAAAGAGCAAGAAATTTTACAAAAAGTTCGCGGCGGCTACTTGATTTTAAACCGAAAAGAATTACGCGCTCTAACTATCTAA
- a CDS encoding thymidine kinase, with protein sequence MAQLFFKYGAMNSGKTIEILKVAHNYEEQDKPVVIMTSGLDTRSGVGRVSSRIGLEREALPIFAETNVFETIVNLELKPYCVLIDEAQFLQKQHVLDFTRIVDELNIPVMAFGLKNDFRNELFEGSKYLLLYADKIEEMKTICWFCHKKAIMNLHYIDGKPVYEGNQVQIGGNEAYYPVCRHHYFHPEI encoded by the coding sequence ATGGCACAATTATTTTTTAAATATGGCGCAATGAACAGTGGGAAAACAATTGAAATTTTGAAAGTTGCCCACAATTATGAAGAGCAAGATAAACCTGTTGTGATTATGACAAGTGGTTTAGATACGCGTTCTGGAGTAGGGCGAGTCTCAAGTCGAATCGGATTGGAAAGAGAAGCATTGCCGATTTTTGCTGAAACTAACGTTTTTGAAACGATTGTAAATTTAGAATTAAAACCCTACTGTGTGCTAATCGACGAAGCACAATTTTTGCAAAAACAGCATGTTTTGGACTTTACTAGAATTGTAGATGAATTGAATATTCCAGTAATGGCCTTTGGCTTAAAAAATGATTTTCGCAATGAGTTATTTGAAGGATCTAAATATTTACTTTTATATGCTGACAAAATTGAAGAAATGAAAACAATCTGTTGGTTTTGTCATAAAAAAGCGATTATGAACCTTCATTATATTGATGGAAAACCTGTCTATGAAGGAAACCAAGTCCAAATTGGGGGCAACGAAGCGTATTATCCTGTGTGCCGACACCATTATTTCCATCCAGAAATATAA
- the phnE gene encoding phosphonate ABC transporter, permease protein PhnE encodes MQIKDTVHFNWYKHLFIVVVLLLCLQGSILLTHANFQAVFQNSDQMALFLARFLKPDFSYLPSLVTPLLKTLQMSILGTFLGVLFAVPISFLATHVITKKRFLSYAIRFFLGVIRTIPNLLLAALFVAVFGIGEATGVLTIAVFTFGMVSQLIFQAIETIDFGPIEANEAVGATKMQVAIWSVMPQVINQIISYTFYAFEVNVRASTVLGYVGAGGLGVILNSSLALMRYDRVSIIILTIFIVVAIVDSLSEAVRRRLK; translated from the coding sequence ATGCAGATTAAAGACACTGTCCACTTTAATTGGTACAAACACTTGTTTATCGTAGTTGTGCTACTGTTGTGCTTACAAGGAAGCATCCTTTTAACCCATGCAAATTTTCAGGCGGTATTTCAAAATTCAGATCAAATGGCTCTTTTCTTAGCGCGCTTTTTAAAACCCGATTTTAGTTATCTACCAAGTCTTGTAACCCCATTGCTAAAAACATTGCAGATGTCTATTTTAGGAACGTTTTTAGGTGTTTTATTTGCTGTTCCAATTAGTTTTTTAGCAACGCATGTTATTACAAAAAAACGTTTTTTATCTTATGCGATTCGCTTCTTTTTGGGGGTAATTCGTACGATTCCTAATTTATTATTAGCCGCTTTATTCGTGGCTGTTTTTGGTATTGGAGAAGCAACAGGTGTATTGACGATTGCTGTTTTCACTTTTGGGATGGTTTCACAGTTGATTTTTCAAGCAATTGAAACCATTGATTTTGGTCCGATTGAAGCCAATGAAGCAGTAGGCGCCACTAAAATGCAAGTTGCTATTTGGTCGGTTATGCCCCAAGTCATTAATCAAATTATTAGCTATACATTTTACGCCTTTGAAGTAAACGTACGTGCTTCGACGGTTTTAGGATATGTAGGAGCTGGGGGATTAGGCGTTATTTTGAATTCATCATTAGCGCTCATGCGTTACGATCGTGTATCCATTATTATTTTGACAATTTTTATTGTAGTTGCCATTGTGGATAGCTTAAGTGAAGCGGTAAGGAGGCGATTGAAATGA
- a CDS encoding TrkH family potassium uptake protein, translating into MSILRVLRQKSRRARFFVANNVSSIQIIVSYYLVMTFISLLLFYLPFFRQPNVHVPFLDMVFMAISTVSVTGLTTFNINHVFNEHGVVLLEVLFQVGGLGIMMISTFFFIISRRKISLKQRQLIMTDMNQPRLSGIVRLIRITFTMILIFQVSFGLFFALYFLWQGYYQNLGDAFFYGFYQAISAVTNSGFDVTGDSIMPFAGDYLFLVAIMFLIFIGGIGFPVLMDFYEWFLYRRKKINRRLPFRFSLFTKIAVLAFVILFVGGTFIIYLLEREHLFAGIDPLGRWINSMFYSMTTRNAGLQIHDLGEFQVTTLIIFSLLMFIGCSPSSVGGGVRTTTIAIIGLYMTSFLKSEDNINIFGRRISDADVRKSVVVFMLSLAMCFFSVLLLSATEKQSLIAIIVEVTSAFGTTGLSLGITSELSIVGKIVIALLMFIGRIGMLYTLLLFIPKETRDQGYEYPTEQIIIG; encoded by the coding sequence ATGAGTATTTTACGTGTGCTGCGCCAAAAGTCTCGCCGAGCACGTTTTTTTGTGGCTAATAATGTGTCCTCTATTCAAATTATCGTGAGCTATTATTTAGTGATGACTTTTATTTCGCTATTACTTTTTTATTTGCCGTTTTTCCGCCAACCTAACGTTCACGTTCCGTTTTTAGATATGGTTTTTATGGCAATAAGTACGGTGAGCGTGACGGGACTGACGACTTTTAATATTAATCACGTTTTTAACGAACACGGGGTGGTTTTATTAGAAGTTTTATTCCAAGTTGGTGGATTAGGGATTATGATGATTTCGACTTTCTTCTTTATTATATCGCGCCGTAAAATTTCGCTAAAACAGCGACAACTAATTATGACAGATATGAACCAGCCCCGACTTAGTGGCATTGTGCGTCTAATTCGCATAACCTTTACGATGATTTTAATTTTTCAAGTTAGTTTTGGTTTATTTTTTGCTTTGTATTTTTTATGGCAAGGCTATTACCAAAATTTAGGAGATGCATTTTTTTATGGTTTTTATCAAGCTATTTCTGCTGTGACTAATTCTGGCTTTGACGTAACTGGGGATTCTATCATGCCTTTTGCAGGTGACTACCTTTTCTTAGTTGCAATTATGTTTTTGATTTTTATCGGTGGTATTGGTTTTCCTGTTTTAATGGACTTTTATGAATGGTTTTTATATCGCCGCAAAAAAATCAACCGTCGGCTGCCGTTTCGTTTTTCTCTTTTTACCAAAATAGCTGTCTTAGCTTTTGTTATTTTGTTTGTAGGAGGAACTTTCATTATTTACTTATTGGAAAGAGAGCACTTATTTGCTGGTATTGATCCGTTAGGACGCTGGATAAATAGTATGTTTTACTCTATGACGACCCGTAATGCCGGTCTACAAATTCATGACTTGGGCGAATTTCAAGTAACAACCTTAATCATTTTTTCACTCCTGATGTTTATTGGTTGTAGCCCTAGTTCTGTGGGTGGTGGCGTACGAACGACAACCATTGCTATTATCGGTTTGTATATGACTTCATTTCTAAAAAGCGAAGATAATATCAATATTTTTGGCCGTCGTATAAGTGATGCAGATGTCCGTAAGTCAGTCGTTGTGTTCATGTTGTCGCTGGCCATGTGCTTTTTTAGTGTTTTATTGTTAAGTGCAACTGAAAAACAATCACTGATTGCAATTATTGTCGAAGTTACCTCGGCATTTGGAACAACGGGATTGTCACTTGGAATTACTTCTGAGCTATCAATAGTAGGTAAGATTGTAATTGCCTTGTTGATGTTTATCGGGCGGATTGGTATGTTGTATACACTTCTTCTTTTCATCCCCAAAGAAACACGCGATCAAGGTTATGAATATCCTACCGAACAAATCATTATTGGTTAG
- the prfA gene encoding peptide chain release factor 1: MYDQLQAIEDRYEELGELLSDPDVITDTQRFMELSKEEANTRETVEVYRRYKQVIDGIKDAEELLNENLDDEMAEMAKEELNDLKKEKEVLEERIKILLLPKDPNDDKNIIMEIRGAAGGDEAALFAGDLFNMYQKYAEAQGWKVEVMDANITGIGGYKEVIMMITGDNVYSKLKYESGAHRVQRVPSTESQGRIHTSTATVVVMPEAEEVEIDIADKDIRTDIYHASGAGGQHVNKTASAVRLTHIPTGIVVAMQDERSQLKNREKAMKVLRARVYDQISHEAQSEYDATRKSAVGTGDRSERIRTYNFPQNRVTDHRIGLTIQKLDQILAGKLDEIIDALIMYDQTSKLEEMQNG; encoded by the coding sequence ATGTATGATCAGCTGCAGGCGATTGAAGATCGTTACGAAGAATTAGGAGAGCTGTTAAGTGATCCAGATGTAATCACTGATACTCAGCGTTTTATGGAGCTTTCCAAAGAAGAAGCAAATACAAGGGAAACAGTAGAAGTTTATCGCCGTTACAAACAAGTTATTGACGGAATTAAAGATGCTGAAGAGCTCTTAAATGAAAACTTGGATGATGAAATGGCAGAAATGGCCAAAGAAGAATTAAATGATTTGAAAAAGGAAAAAGAAGTTTTAGAAGAACGAATTAAAATATTATTATTACCAAAAGATCCCAATGATGACAAAAATATTATCATGGAAATTCGTGGTGCCGCGGGTGGTGATGAAGCAGCACTTTTTGCTGGTGATTTATTTAATATGTATCAAAAATATGCCGAAGCACAAGGTTGGAAGGTCGAAGTAATGGATGCCAATATTACCGGTATTGGCGGCTATAAAGAAGTAATCATGATGATTACAGGCGACAATGTCTATTCCAAATTAAAATATGAAAGTGGCGCGCATCGGGTTCAACGTGTACCTTCAACTGAATCTCAAGGGCGAATTCATACATCAACTGCAACAGTTGTCGTGATGCCAGAAGCAGAAGAAGTTGAAATTGATATTGCCGACAAAGATATTCGAACTGATATTTATCACGCATCAGGAGCCGGTGGTCAGCACGTTAATAAGACAGCCTCAGCCGTGCGTTTGACGCACATTCCAACTGGGATTGTAGTTGCCATGCAAGATGAGCGTTCACAATTGAAAAACCGTGAAAAAGCAATGAAAGTTTTACGGGCTAGGGTGTATGATCAAATTTCTCACGAAGCGCAAAGTGAATATGATGCAACGCGTAAGTCTGCTGTAGGGACAGGGGATCGTTCGGAACGAATCCGGACGTATAATTTTCCTCAAAACCGCGTAACGGACCATCGTATTGGCCTAACAATTCAAAAACTAGATCAAATTTTAGCTGGTAAATTAGATGAAATTATCGATGCCTTAATCATGTATGATCAAACATCGAAATTAGAAGAGATGCAAAATGGCTAA